From a region of the Oryza sativa Japonica Group chromosome 6, ASM3414082v1 genome:
- the LOC136357034 gene encoding uncharacterized protein, protein MNRAEGQPITWAEFTEAFKKTHIPAGVVALKKREFRALKQKGRTVTEYLYEFNRLARYAPEDVRTDEERQEKFLEGLKDELSVMLISHDYEDFQELVDKAIRLEDKKNRMDNRQEQSQQLGISGEINSETNASNEDNDEQATQSVSFQQDQSQEDNSNGREHRVCFNCYEPGHFVKECPKPKRQQPQGQVNNIVLTGANAVPVASQGIQLSHQFQSSSSFL, encoded by the exons aTGAATagagcagaaggacaaccaatcacttgggcggagttcactgaggcattcaagaagacacacatacctgcaggtgttgttgctttgaagaagcgtgagttccGGGCACTTAAGCAAAAGGGTCGTACCGTGACGGAATATCTTtatgagttcaatcgtctagctcgctatgctccagaagatgtgcgtactgacgaggaaaggcaggagaagtttttggaaggCTTAAAGGATGAGCTGTCAGTTATGTTGATCTCTCATGACTATGAGGATTTTCAGGAGTTGGTTGATAAAGCAATTCGACTggaagacaagaagaacaggatggacaatc GTCAAGAACAGTCACAACAGTTGGGCATCAGTGGTGAGATCAACTCAGAGACTAATGCAAGCAATGAAGACAATGATGAGCAAGCTACTCAATCAGTGTCATttcagcaggatcagtctcaAGAAGATAACAGTAATGGAAGGGAGCATCGGGTGTGTTTCAATTGTTATGAGCCAGGTCACTTCGTAAAagagtgtccgaagccgaaGCGTCAACAGCCACAAGGCCAAGTCAACAACATTGTCCTCACAGGAGCAAATGCAGTGCCGGTTGCGTCTCAAGGGATACAGCTCAGCCATCAGTTCCAAAGCAGCAGTAGCTTTCTTTAA